The genomic stretch CTTTTGAAACGGCTAGACAGCTTGCCAAAAGTGAAGGTCTGCTTGTAGGCATCTCTTCAGGCGCTGCTGTTTACGCAGCTCTACAAATTGCGAAGAGACCAGGAAATAACAATAAAAAAATAGTCGTCTTGCTGCCGGATACAGGAGAGCGGTACTTATCGACGGCTCTATATCCAGACGCATAAGACAATCGAACCAGGCAGCTGCAGCTAATATGCAGCTGCTTTTTTTTTATATTTTACACCGCCACAATGGTTTCAAGCACACTCCGAAATAATGCAGTACATATTTAAACCCATAATGCGCCAAAATAGAAGCAACATGGAAACGAAAGGTGCTATTATGATCCAACAAACCGCAGGAGCGCTAACGCCGTTTAGTCCATCATTACAAGCGAACGTTAATATGATTCGCGATCGTTTCGGAGGAAGCACCGATATTGTGATTCGAATATTTCGCAGCGATGCGGCTCCAGAGCGTGAGATTGCAATTATGTATGTAGAGGGCATTGTGGATTCGGAGACGATCAACAAAAGTATTATGGAGCCGTTAATGTCTATGCAGCTGCCGCCCCATACCTATATATTGGACGGCAAGCTGCTGGAAGCGCTTCGCAGTTGTGTTGTTTCCGTTGGATCGGTTAAGGAAATTACGGCATTAGAGCAAGCACTCCAGGATATGACAGATGGAGTATGCTTAATTATGGCGGACGGATGTGCTGCGGCATTAACAGCAGATGCAAGCGGGGGAGATCAGCGCGCAGTATCGACACCTCAGACTCAAACGGTCATTCGGGGACCGCAGCATGCGTTTGTAGAAAATCTTCGTACGAATATTAGCCTGATTCGGCGTATTATTCGATCCTCTGATCTTCATGTGCAGGTTCATAAGCTAGGTGAGCAAACCCATACGAATGTGGCAGTGTTGTATTTGCACGGGATAGCCGATGAAGGGGTTGTGAAGGAGGCATACCGCAGACTGGCAGCTATCGAGATCGATGGCGTGCTTGAGAGTGGATATGTAGAGGAGTTTATTCAAGACGAGACGTTCACCTTGTTCCCGACGCTCCTGAATACGGAACGGCCAGATACTGTGGCAGCGGCGCTGCTGGAGGGAAAGGTGGCAGTTATAGTCGATGGGTCGCCTATAGCGCTAATGGCTCCGACGACCTTTTTCACCTTTTTTCAATCGCCGGAGGATTATTACCAAAGGTTTGATATTGCATCGTTTGTTCGTATCATTCGTTATGTTGCCTATGTGGTTTCAATTATTTTGCCTGCCTTATACATTTCCGTTACGACGTATCATCAGGAGATGCTTCCAACTACATTGCTGATTAGTCTAGCAGCGCAGAGAGAAGGGGTTCCTTTCCCAGGCCTCGTCGAAGCGCTGTTAATGGAGATGACCTTCGAGGTGCTGCGCGAGGCGGGACTGCGTATGCCGCGTGCGATAGGGCCCGCGATTTCAATCGTCGGCGCGCTCGTGCTGGGACAAGCTGCGGTGCAGGCAGGCATTGTATCGGCGGGAATGGTTATCATCGTATCCTTTACGGCGATTTCAAATTTTGTCATGCCGGAATACAATATGGGGGCTACCTCCCGTATCATTCGTTTCCTCTTTATGATTATGGCGGGGATGTTCGGCTTTTTCGGCATTTTTATTTCGGTGCTGTTTATGTTGATTCACTTAGTGTCGCTGCGCTCCTTCGGAGTACCCTACATGTCTCCTATGGCCCCGAAGCCGACCAAGCCAAGGCTATGGAAAGATGTATTCATCAGGCTGCCATGGTGGGCGATTGTATTTCGTCCGCTTGATCTGGATCTGCGCAATCTTAAGCGGCGACCGAACGGGAAGAGGCCGCCGGCGCAGCGTCATTCGGATAAACCGTAACAAAAAAGGGAGGAATGGCTATGAATATTTGGAAGCTGCTGCTGCCGCTGCTCGTATGTGTACTGACTGCAGGCTGCTGGAACAGTGTGGAGCTGAACGATATTGCTGTCATTTCGGGAACAGGCATTGATTGGAAGGACGGCAGCTGGGTCGTTTCCTATCAGGTTGTCATGCCGCAGGTTATTTCCAGTCAAAGTCCGTCGAGCAACGCAGCGGCAGTCAACGTGTTTTCGACAAAGGCGGAGAGCTTTCGAGGCGCAGTAAGCAAGACCAGCCTGGAGATATCCAGACGTCTCTACTTCTCACATACTCAAATTGTCATCATCGGCCAGGAGGCGGCCCGCAAAGGATTCGGTTCGCTGCTTGATACCTATTTGCGCAATCATGATTCGCGTGAGACTGTCAGTGTATATTTATCGAAGGGAAGCGCGCGCCGCATGCTGGAGCAGCTCGTTCCGCTTGAAAAAATTCCAGCTGCAGCGATTCAGCGCATGACCATGAATGAGGAAATGAACAGCTCTACTTTCCGCGAAATGACGATACATCAGGTGCTGCTGGATTTGCTGGGTCCGGTGCATGCCACCGCAATACCAGGACTCGTCATTGCCGGGACGAATGAGAGTATAGATAGCACGGAGCAGCTCACTAGAACAAGTACACCCGCTAAGGTGAGATTATTTGATCTGGGGCTGATTTCGGGCGATAAGCTGATTGGCTGGATTAACAACGATGAAAGCGAAGGCGTGATGTGGCTATCCAATCATGTAAAGAAAACGACGATCCCCTTTACATGTGCGGAGAATGGGAAGGGACAGAGAGGCTCATCAGTTAGAATTACGCATGCGAGAACTAAGCTTCGCCCCGAGCCGGCGAACGGCAAATGGATTATGCATGTGGATGTGCAAGCAGAAGGAACTCTGCTCGAGTACGATTGCCAAGGCGATCTAGCAGATCCGAAGCAGGTCGAAGAGGTTGAGAAGCTCATCGAAGGCGAGATAACTGCCATTATGGAGAAGGGCTGGAAGGCTGTTCGCAAATATAAAGCAGATGTCATAGGCTTTGGGAGCGTCATTCATCAAAAATATCCGAAGCAATGGTCAAAAACAAGCGATAGCTGGTCGGAGCTGTTTCCAAGCACGGAAGTAAAGCTATCGATAAAAGTGAAGCTGAATTCAACGGGCCTGAGCGGAAGCAGTTTTAAGATGTCACAGAAAAAGCGCGGCTCATAAACAGAAAGGAGGAAGCTATGCAGCAGATCGGGAAAAGTCAGCTTTCTGTATTTATTATCGTTTTTTTGATCGGCAGTACGCCTTTGTTTGAACTAGGCATCAAGGCTAAGCAGGACGCATGGATCGCGATGATATTGGCTGCAATTGCCGGTCTGCTGCTGGCTGTGATGTATGTTCACATCCAGAAGCGTTCTCCGGAGTCCGAGCTGGCCGAGCTGTATATTATGCATTTTGGACGCTATCTCGGAGGGTTTGTTGGACTTCTATACGCTTTATGGTTCGCGTATGAATCGATGCGCAATGTACGGGACGTCGGCGAGCTAACCGTGATGGCACTGCTTACCTCTACTCCGAGGTGGATAATTATGCTGCTCATCATTAGCGTTGCCGCATACACGGTCAGCAAGGGACTCGAAGTATTTGTACGCGTCGTGCAGCTGCTGTTTCCAATTGCGGCGATCAGCTATGGTTTTCTTCTCGTGCTGCTGTTCATTACTCGATTGCCCCAAATTACAAATTTGCTGCCGATTTTAGAAAATGGGTTGCTGCCTGTCATGAAGGTGGCCTTCCCCGATTTGCTGTCATTCCCCTTTGGACAAATGGTCGTTTTTTTCGTTTTTTGGAAGCATGTAAGTGAGAAGAAAATAATTGGCCGAGTGTCTTATTGGGCCTATATCTGCGTATCCGTTTTCCTTATTCTTATGAATGTGCTCACGCTGTGTGTTCTAGGACCAGAGCTTGCTGCTCTTACAGCGCTTCCGCTGCTTGAGGTTGTGCAATTGATTAGAATTGCTAATATTTTGGAGCGGCTGGACGTTACGGTGACGCTGCTTTTGTTTATTGGTCTTTATGTCAAAATGACTGCTATGTATATGGCATCAGTATTCACTTTCAAGGCCGTAACCGGTATAGCCTATCGTTATTGCGTGCTGCCCATAGGAATTGTTATTTACGGAGCTTCCTTTCTAGAGACGAACAATACATATCACATGTGGATTGGACTTGAAATTACGCTGAAGTTCGTTCCTATATTTCAAATTGTGTTGCCGCTGCTTATGCTCATTGTGGGTATTCGGAAAAAATATAAAAGCAGCATTGCGGCCGGGTAGTTAGCTTCCCGTTTTCACCGAAACGGAAGTGGTGACATATTTTAAAATATAGGAAAGTATCATTTCGTCATACTTTCTCTATATTTCTCCGGAATGAAACACGCCACCGCCATAAGGCCGGCGACAGCCGTTTCACCTTGAAATATAGGAAAGCTGCGTATATTTCACCGCGAAACGGGCTTGTGCCGCCGAAGGACTGCGTAAGCCGTTTACGCTCGCTTGAGGAGGATACGCGTGAGCGATGACAAATGCATAACAAGCATAGTTCTCGTTACTTGCAATGAGCTTGATTACACGAAGCAATGCGTAGAGAGCATACAGCGGCATACGGAACGAGGCTCCTATGAGCTTATTATTGTAGATAACGGATCGATTGATGGTACTGTGCAATGGGCCAAAAAACAAGGCGGCATTCTTGTGATTGATAACGGATGCAATGTCGGCTCCTCTAAGGGCTGCAATATAGGGCTTGCTGCGGCCTCAGGAGAGCTTCTTATGCTGCTCAATCACGATATGATCGTAACGCCAGGCTGGCTGGACGGATTAAAGCGCTGCTTGCGGAGTGATGATCGGATTGGAGCAGTTAGCCCTGTAACGAATTCAGACTCGTATTGGACAGCTATAACAGTTCCCTACAAGACGATAGAGGAAATGGAGCTATACGCTTGTGCACTGCATGCGCTTCCCGATAAAGCAAAGTGGGAGGAGTGCATCAAGCTGGTTAGCTATTGTCTGCTGATAAGACGAGAGGCATGGGAGCAGGCGGGGCCGCTGGACGAGAGCTTCGATATGAGCGATTTTGAAGTTGATGACTACAGCTTGCGGCTGCGGCTGGCAGGCTATAGGCTAATGCTCGGTGGAGATACGTTCATACATTCGAGCGGGGAAAATACTGCGAGCTCCGCAGATCCAGCAGAGTTCCAGGAGAGATTTAAGGGGAATAGTAAAGTTTTTATGAGGAAATGGGGCTTTTATCCAAGTGATATAACGTTTATGCGCAAGGACATTAGTACAGTCATTCAGCGGGAATCCCATGAATATAAAAGGAAAGCCTGCTCGATCATGGAGCTTGGCTGCGGCTGCGGAGCTGCAGCTCTTTATTTGAAGAAGCCATTTCTTACGGCAAGATGGTACGGCGTGGAGCAAAATGAGCTGGCCGCGACAATTGCTGAAACTTCAGGAATGACCGTATTCCGCTCTAGTGAGCCGGAGGACTGGCTGCTGCCAGCAGAGGGGCTGGATGGCATCATCGTCAGTGATGCACATACTTACGGATCACCGGAGACGATGAAGCGGCTAGTTAGCCTGCTTAGGCCGGGCGGCTGGGTGGTTGGCTGCTTCGCGAACCGGCTTTATTTTGGCAATATCAGAAAATATTTAGATCCTATGAATGCAGAGGCGCAGCGCCAGGCAAGTATGCAATATACGACTCAGCAGCTCAACAAGCTTTACTTAATAGCTGGTTTTACTTTTGTGAAGGTGACGCCTACTGAGAACAAACCGCAGGAGGAGCTTGCTTATATTGGCCAGTTGGAGCAGCTCGCGGATGGGGTCATGGCAAGGGAGCTTACGGCCGACTATTTGCTGGCGTTTGGACGAATGCCTTATGCAGCCGAGGAACAGGGATGTCGTGAACATGAACCTATCTATCGGGACTAAAATTAAAAAATGAATTTGACTGTTTAAAAAAA from Paenibacillus sp. FSL H8-0548 encodes the following:
- a CDS encoding glycosyltransferase produces the protein MSDDKCITSIVLVTCNELDYTKQCVESIQRHTERGSYELIIVDNGSIDGTVQWAKKQGGILVIDNGCNVGSSKGCNIGLAAASGELLMLLNHDMIVTPGWLDGLKRCLRSDDRIGAVSPVTNSDSYWTAITVPYKTIEEMELYACALHALPDKAKWEECIKLVSYCLLIRREAWEQAGPLDESFDMSDFEVDDYSLRLRLAGYRLMLGGDTFIHSSGENTASSADPAEFQERFKGNSKVFMRKWGFYPSDITFMRKDISTVIQRESHEYKRKACSIMELGCGCGAAALYLKKPFLTARWYGVEQNELAATIAETSGMTVFRSSEPEDWLLPAEGLDGIIVSDAHTYGSPETMKRLVSLLRPGGWVVGCFANRLYFGNIRKYLDPMNAEAQRQASMQYTTQQLNKLYLIAGFTFVKVTPTENKPQEELAYIGQLEQLADGVMARELTADYLLAFGRMPYAAEEQGCREHEPIYRD
- a CDS encoding spore germination protein yields the protein MIQQTAGALTPFSPSLQANVNMIRDRFGGSTDIVIRIFRSDAAPEREIAIMYVEGIVDSETINKSIMEPLMSMQLPPHTYILDGKLLEALRSCVVSVGSVKEITALEQALQDMTDGVCLIMADGCAAALTADASGGDQRAVSTPQTQTVIRGPQHAFVENLRTNISLIRRIIRSSDLHVQVHKLGEQTHTNVAVLYLHGIADEGVVKEAYRRLAAIEIDGVLESGYVEEFIQDETFTLFPTLLNTERPDTVAAALLEGKVAVIVDGSPIALMAPTTFFTFFQSPEDYYQRFDIASFVRIIRYVAYVVSIILPALYISVTTYHQEMLPTTLLISLAAQREGVPFPGLVEALLMEMTFEVLREAGLRMPRAIGPAISIVGALVLGQAAVQAGIVSAGMVIIVSFTAISNFVMPEYNMGATSRIIRFLFMIMAGMFGFFGIFISVLFMLIHLVSLRSFGVPYMSPMAPKPTKPRLWKDVFIRLPWWAIVFRPLDLDLRNLKRRPNGKRPPAQRHSDKP
- a CDS encoding Ger(x)C family spore germination protein; this encodes MNIWKLLLPLLVCVLTAGCWNSVELNDIAVISGTGIDWKDGSWVVSYQVVMPQVISSQSPSSNAAAVNVFSTKAESFRGAVSKTSLEISRRLYFSHTQIVIIGQEAARKGFGSLLDTYLRNHDSRETVSVYLSKGSARRMLEQLVPLEKIPAAAIQRMTMNEEMNSSTFREMTIHQVLLDLLGPVHATAIPGLVIAGTNESIDSTEQLTRTSTPAKVRLFDLGLISGDKLIGWINNDESEGVMWLSNHVKKTTIPFTCAENGKGQRGSSVRITHARTKLRPEPANGKWIMHVDVQAEGTLLEYDCQGDLADPKQVEEVEKLIEGEITAIMEKGWKAVRKYKADVIGFGSVIHQKYPKQWSKTSDSWSELFPSTEVKLSIKVKLNSTGLSGSSFKMSQKKRGS
- a CDS encoding endospore germination permease, translating into MQQIGKSQLSVFIIVFLIGSTPLFELGIKAKQDAWIAMILAAIAGLLLAVMYVHIQKRSPESELAELYIMHFGRYLGGFVGLLYALWFAYESMRNVRDVGELTVMALLTSTPRWIIMLLIISVAAYTVSKGLEVFVRVVQLLFPIAAISYGFLLVLLFITRLPQITNLLPILENGLLPVMKVAFPDLLSFPFGQMVVFFVFWKHVSEKKIIGRVSYWAYICVSVFLILMNVLTLCVLGPELAALTALPLLEVVQLIRIANILERLDVTVTLLLFIGLYVKMTAMYMASVFTFKAVTGIAYRYCVLPIGIVIYGASFLETNNTYHMWIGLEITLKFVPIFQIVLPLLMLIVGIRKKYKSSIAAG